AATAATTTACTACGACCGAAAGTTCACAGttcatgaaactaaataaaCTTCAAATTTGAGAGGAATATTATGTCATATTCCGAGGTTGATAATACACGAGCAACAGCATGCGTGAATAAAAGGCTTGTAAGCAACACCACTGTACATTGTAGTTATCATGCTTTAGGCatctaattttaacaaaatattgacAGCTTCACAGTCACCTATGCAAAAAGCAGAAAATCTGACTAAAGGATTTAAGaaacattttaaaaacaaatcaattagttattattttggTTAGGCTCAGCATCAGAGGGCACCGCAGGGTCTTCGGATGGATTAGGCTGCCTAGATCTATCTGATTCAGTTGCCCCTCCCAGCATATGATCCGCTAATACAGATaaggaaattaaatttgaaGGTTAGTAACTTATGTAATCAAGCACCAACTGTATTCCAAAGCTAAGAAACATAATCATCAACCTGAACCACTTATCTTCACCACCATGCTCCTGACAAACTGGATCTCTGCTTGATATGAACTCACAAGTTTGATCTGCAACCACAAGacaaattctactctaaaaacagcattcttattttctttattgacCAACACATTTGAAACAGGATCCTCAGAAGATTCTTCCTGTCAACCATTGGCAGATAAAACTACACAATTTGATACTTAGAATATAAACAAGCTGCAAggtttttccttgatttcaccATCTTTGAGGAGATTACAAGGTTTTTCTTCTGAAATTTATAAAATCCGTGAAACATACCACTTCACAAGATGCAATGCCTAAAACTTGATCAACTTTTGCTTGATGCCTTGACAAAAAAGGACGCAAATGCTTCATATATAATTGCTTTGCTCCCTGTTGAAGAACTAGCTTATCAGAATTCCGAGAGTTGGGAATCAAAGAGACATTGATATTCAATGGATGAATGTCCTAGAAGGCCAGGAATATAGTGCTAATAAAGAAAAACAATGCAAAATATTAAGAGGACAAAAGAAAGTCAATATATggagaaaaaggaaaattttctggagttacaagagaagaaaaagagaaaataaaatttggGAATCAAGTTATGTCCCACAATGCCAATTGATTTCCACATTCTGAAATAATAAATGAACTACATGGTTACCAGGGCCTCAGAGCTTCATCTAACTGCAGCACTTATCAGCTATTAATCCTAACAGtctttgaatttcaatttcgTAGGGTTATATTTTGAACAATCTACCTTACCAAAATTCACAACTTGTTATGCTATTAGATTTGTATCTAGAGCTATGCAGTGTCAAACCATAACAACTGACCACAGATCCACACAACTCAATGGTTTTGCAGATTAGTTCTCTCTATGTTTACCTAATAGTTGTCCATACAGCATTTTCCAGATCCTAATACTTATTCATCTGACGAATAGAGAGTAAAGACGCATTTCAAGCAggagaaaatgaagaaattttgattttatctaaGAAACTACCACACTTATCAAACATCTAGTGAACTGTTTGGCTTCTTTGGAAATCCGGATATACAGGTAAGCAAATCAAggtaagaaaaaataataaaatgaagaaaaaaaaatagataaagatAATAAGAGTTATGACTTagagatgaaaaaaaaagaggatacGGACAGAAGATAGATTGGTGAAAAGTAAATGAGATGCAGATGAGTACAAATAAAGAGAAACCTAATTCTATGTCAAAATAAAACTCACATCGGTCGAAGGAAGTTGCAACCAAACAAGAAATGCAAACTTAATGTGATAGTACATAGGAAACCTgcaaaaatatttaaagaatTACAAGTGACTCGAACCAAGAAGTGCatgaagccaaattggcaaaTAAATGAATGAGGAAACTACCAAACTTGAAAAGAAAAATTCTTAtacaaaaattctttttaactgGAAGGTCTCacattaaaaagaaaatgtaGACCATAGAACATTGAAAATTTTGGTGGGAATACCCAACTCACTAGAGTAGGATGACATCAAAATTAACCTAGAAATTTATACTAAAAGATAGGAGGGGAAAAAATAACCCTATACCAAGAAATAAGCTTGTCTGTGAATACTTCGACGAGGCTGAATGAGCCATAAGCTGCAAATTTCAGAAGGGgagaaaaaatcataaataatgTAACATAATCCATGTTAAGTTCAGACTTCAGACACTAACACTAAGAGCTTGAATCTAAAGTTAAAAACACTACACTATCTCTGTCTTTGTTCAGTGGAAACTCATGTGCAATTGTTTTAATatgaagttgataattaaaaatcgTTAAATGACAATTTAATCATGTATGTCAAATTATCTAAGGGTACTGAACTACAACTTCAGACAACTGTATATAGTTTCCAGCTTATTTAGGGGGTGATGCAAATATattagaaaacaaaataaaacgaAAAGTGTAAGACTATAAGAGTAAAGGGGAAAAGGTACCTGCCCAGTAGAGAAGACACTTGCGTTGAGCATTTTGATCCCTATTTTCTATTGCCTTGAATGTAGAGTACACAGGCAAAGCAATTCCCACTGAACAGCTGCAACAAGAAGCACAAAGTAAAAGGGAGTAAATAGTTGAATAACAAATTGAACCAAATCTAGCGGAATGAGAAATATCATACCATGCAGTCCGAATTACAATGTTGGAGCCGAGAGGGCAGAGGAGTAAACGGAGTCCAACCTGCAACAACTAGTTCAGTTAACAACACACCTCAATCAATCCATCAAACGACAGAATTCATGTTTCAATTCCAATCGAGACTTTCCTGAAGCTATAGAAATCGGGAACACCattgtaattaataattaaaagaaaaaggaaatagTGGGGGTGCAGATCAAATCCCTAGCTGATCAAAAACCAAAACAAAAGAGGGGAATAAGAAGAGAGAAGGGTGCAGACCTCGCCAGTTAAGTTTGATCCAAGCAGAGCCATGCCAATTCTAAACCCCTTCCAACTCCAGAACAATGCAAATTCAAGTTTTgtggggttttttttttttgtcgttGGCCAATTAACTACACGGAATTCGAACCAGAGAGATGCTAATTGAGAGATGCAGAAGAAAGGCCGAAAGAGCAAACCATTGTTGCGGCCCAACATATGGATATTAAACAATTCGCTCCAGCCCAAAAGATGACCATGCCCTTTCACATTTTTTATTCAAGCATGTTTGGAATAAGAAATGATGTCAATTGAAAAAACAAATCAAAcgatttattaattaaattgattaacTTGTCGATAATAATCTTAttaattaaatcaatttaaatCCCAATAAATTCTATCAGGACAATAGAACTTcaaaataagtaaaataaagtTCTATGGAACACAATAAATTCTtccttctcatttttttttgtacGGTATCTCCTAACCTAATAGATTAAGAACTAATTCATCACAGATTTGAGCTCTATTTAAAAGTTTGTTATTAGTCAATAGATTGTTGCATGCACAAAAAGAAATTCGAACCGATGgttatttacttttaaaaaaattatagactCAACTATAATATAagttaactaaattaatttttttatttttaattttaaaatttgaaaaattaagatagtaaaaattttttttataacaaatatattttttaattacttagCTAAAATTGAttacagttaatttttttagtgaAACTCTTACTTTTAAGAAGAGAGAAACAACAATTTTggttttgtat
The genomic region above belongs to Arachis stenosperma cultivar V10309 chromosome 5, arast.V10309.gnm1.PFL2, whole genome shotgun sequence and contains:
- the LOC130981633 gene encoding HVA22-like protein k isoform X1 yields the protein MALLGSNLTGELLQVGLRLLLCPLGSNIVIRTACCSVGIALPVYSTFKAIENRDQNAQRKCLLYWAAYGSFSLVEVFTDKLISWFPMYYHIKFAFLVWLQLPSTDGAKQLYMKHLRPFLSRHQAKVDQVLGIASCEVIKLVSSYQAEIQFVRSMVVKISGSADHMLGGATESDRSRQPNPSEDPAVPSDAEPNQNNN
- the LOC130981633 gene encoding HVA22-like protein k isoform X2 codes for the protein MALLGSNLTGEVGLRLLLCPLGSNIVIRTACCSVGIALPVYSTFKAIENRDQNAQRKCLLYWAAYGSFSLVEVFTDKLISWFPMYYHIKFAFLVWLQLPSTDGAKQLYMKHLRPFLSRHQAKVDQVLGIASCEVIKLVSSYQAEIQFVRSMVVKISGSADHMLGGATESDRSRQPNPSEDPAVPSDAEPNQNNN